The following proteins are encoded in a genomic region of Tenebrio molitor chromosome 7, icTenMoli1.1, whole genome shotgun sequence:
- the Ask1 gene encoding mitogen-activated protein kinase kinase kinase 15 isoform X4, translated as MPVPPIPTVIEPDAECRSVTDSVGSHSDISGHTLQAANGMMTRPHMDVVCVIDICQSGNLAHRKKALDEVNQACVQVGATLNHIQFEKLDFGETNVVSSFYNADMVIVDFSLPVQKSTLSYHLGVRESFNMKHNILIYNDTDAEVTERLKCSTQYPCISYILAEDGACVTTGRSNEGGELLNQRLKRSLQEVEIQSKAHMKEKFLSDLKKLTEQKSGEELKQVLHNIRKRLDDPNVLSGEVVLNMLFCFRDIQDYDAMVHLVDDLRALPTTRKFINSYICYLYAFALNRRKQEGDREKALKVCIEALKKRENHFPDMICLCGRIYKDKFTESDHKDQISLDQAIFWYRKGFEVQPNEYAGINLATLLVIGGADITNNEELQRIGMVLNNLIGKKGSLASLQDYWDVATFFEISVLFQHYSNAVQAAECMFKLKPPDWYLNSTVGNIQLIDRFRKKRDEEGSPEEKIFHFWMEFFLEATKPPAKDSFRFPALILEPSKEFMPSYVCVNLGAEPQTLQVTNLCVKSLKNNCTQIHDWEFTANNIRSISFYKRDERCLFLYVHHNSDDFQIFFPSESCRQCFYQLILELTDHQEGIFESEPPRDIRYEYERDEQSKRIVLGKGTYGVVYAARDLNTQVRIAVKEVPEKNLGAVQPLHEEIRLHSQLRHRNIVQYLGSMSEDNYFKIFMEQVPGGSLSALLRLKWGPMKSNEHTMAYYTRQILEGLKYLHDQKIVHRDIKGDNVLVNTYSGVVKISDFGTSKRLAGLCPSTETFAGTLQYMAPEVIDKGQRGYGAPADIWSLGCTVVEMATGKPPFIELGSPQAAVFKVGYYKVHPQVPDELSDRARHFILRCFEPDPDKRASAAQLLEDPFIGSERKKSMRLNTDFNRSVSVPVDKVIPRLPGCSAPNQTPTTPESDLASTPSLEIESCQDGTERRNSSGTLLSPEVDATTETDGFYLLKKDSQRRTTLAKVLAQDGVKVCDVWMSKIRDKYMGETVLTLKHLAKLLDALKDYLTEPSLTVVETAVRQLKEELDFDVTAINQLQFAIYLYQESVNEVLRLHPIKPHWMFALDNLVRSGVQAAITVLSPELGENLANHSSPSTVNSAKSTKSSEGFDLRDQVVQFRSENARLLQELMDSLKQYQILVKQLIESIHSQSDVIKEICSRPREVQLKDEFDEDPRLSSWLQGLGVNEYGRKKILAEGYTLDEVLYNIAREDLQRIGLRGAVEFRIWRAIEQHRQSSTVYICNGLSDETSTV; from the exons ATGCCTGTTCCTCCGATTCCGACAGTCATCGAGCCTGACGCAG AATGTCGAAGTGTCACAGACAGTGTAGGCTCCCATTCGGATATATCAGGACACACGCTCCAAGCCGCGAACGGGATGATGACGAGGCCTCACATGGACGTTGTTTGTGTCATAGATATATGCCAATCAGGCAATTTAGCCCACAGGAAAAAGGCTTTAGATGAGGTGAACCAAGCTTGTGTCCAGGTGGGAGCCACTCTCAACCACATTCAG tttgaaaagCTTGATTTTGGAGAAACCAATGTTGTGAGCAGCTTTTACAATGCAGATATGGTCATTGTCGACTTCTCCTTGCCCGTGCAAAAAAGCACATTGTCATACCATCTAGGAGTGAGGGAGAGTTTCAACATGAAAcacaacattttaatttataatgacacAGATGCGGAAGTAACTGAGCGACTAAAA TGTTCCACCCAGTATCCATGTATTTCATATATCTTGGCAGAGGATGGCGCTTGTGTGACTACTGGTAGGTCAAATGAAGGAGGTGAGTTATTAAATCAAAGGCTCAAACGCTCATTGCAAGAAGTAGAGATACAAAGCAA GGCCCAcatgaaagaaaaatttctGTCAGACTTGAAAAAATTAACGGAGCAGAAAAGCGGGGAGGAGCTTAAGCAAGTTCTGCACAACATCAGAAAGCGTTTAGACGATCCCAACGTTCTTTCTGGCGAGGTTGTGTTAAATATGTTATTTTGTTTTCGCGACATTCAGGATTACGATGCTATGGTTCATCTTGTTGACGATTTAAGAGCGCTGCCAACCACCAGGAAATTTATAAATTCCTACATTTGTTATCTTTACGCATTTGCCTTAAACAGAAGAAAACAGGAAGGAGATAGAGAGAAAGCTTTAAAAGTTTGCATTgaagcattaaaaaag aGAGAAAACCATTTTCCCGACATGATCTGCTTGTGCGGTCGCATTTACAAAGATAAATTCACAGAATCCGATCACAAAGATCAGATTAGCTTAGATCAAGCTATTTTTTGGTACAGAAAAGGTTTTGAAGTGCAACCCAATGAGTACGCAG GAATAAACTTGGCGACACTGTTGGTAATTGGTGGCGCTGACATCACCAACAATGAAGAACTTCAGCGTATCGGAATGGTCCTGAATAACCTGATAGGAAAAAAAGGCAGTTTAGCTTCTCTCCAGGACTACTGGGATGTGGccacattttttgaaatatctgTCCTTTTCCAACATTACTCAAATGCAGTGCAAGCTGCTGAGTGCATGTTCAAACTGAAACCGCCAGATTGGTACTTAAATTCGACAGTTGGTAACATACAACTGATCGACAGGTTCCGCAAAAAAAGAGACGAGGAGGGATCTCCAGAGGAGAAGATTTTCCATTTTTGGAtggaatttttcttggaagCGACCAAACCTCCCGCGAAGGATAGTTTCCGTTTTCCGGCTCTGATTCTGGAACCCAGCAAAGAGTTCATGCCAAGCTACGTTTGTGTTAATTTGGGGGCAGAGCCCCAAACGTTACAG GTAACAAATCTTTGTGTTAAAAGTCTGAAGAACAACTGCACCCAAATCCACGATTGGGAATTCACTGCCAACAATATCCGAAGTATTAGTTTTTACAAGCGCGACGAGCGTTGCCTGTTCCTTTATGTACATCACAACTCTGACGACttccaaatatttttcccCTCCGAAAGTTGCCGCCAGTGCTTCTACCAACTGATACTAGAACTGACTGACCACCAAGAAGGCATTTTTGAATCAGAACCACCACGTGATATAAGATACGAATACGAACGAGATGAACAGAGTAAACGTATAGTGTTAGGAAAAGGTACCTACGGAGTGGTCTACGCCGCTCGTGATTTGAATACGCAAGTGAGAATCGCCGTTAAAGAAGTGCCTGAGAAAAATTTAGGTGCGGTTCAACCGTTGCACGAAGAAATCCGACTCCACTCCCAGCTGAGACACAGGAACATCGTCCAGTATTTAGGGTCGATGTCTGAAGACAATtacttcaaaatatttatggaaCAAGTACCCGGAGGTTCACTGAGTGCCTTACTGCGTCTCAAATGGGGTCCCATGAAGTCCAACGAGCACACCATGGCATATTACACACGACAAATTCTTGAAGGACTGAAGTATCTCCACGATCAAAAAATCGTCCATCGCGACATCAAAGGTGACAACGTTCTGGTCAATACGTACAGCGGGGTAGTTAAAATTTCCGATTTCGGAACATCAAAGAGACTGGCCGGGTTGTGTCCCAGCACCGAGACTTTCGCAGGGACGCTCCAATACATGGCCCCGGAAGTTATAGACAAGGGACAAAGAGGATACGGGGCCCCGGCCGACATTTGGTCTTTGGGGTGCACCGTTGTCGAGATGGCCACCGGAAAGCCGCCCTTCATTGAGCTGGGTTCACCTCAAGCTGCCGTCTTTAAAGTGGGCTACTACAAAGTACACCCGCAAGTTCCCGACGAATTATCCGATAGAGCCCGTCATTTCATCCTGCGCTGCTTCGAACCCGATCCAGACAAAAGAGCTTCCGCGGCACAATTACTCGAAGACCCATTTAtag GATCCGAAAGGAAGAAAAGCATGCGGTTAAATACCGACTTTAACCGCAGCGTTTCGGTGCCGGTTGATAAAGTGATTCCGCGACTTCCTGGTTGTAGCGCCCCCAATCAGACGCCGACCACGCCGGAATCTGA CTTAGCATCAACACCTTCCCTCGAGATCGAGTCATGCCAGGACGGAACGGAAAGAAGAAATTCCTCCGGGACACTTTTATCACCGGAAGTCGACGCCACCACGGAAACAGACGGTTTTTATTTACTGAAAAAAGACTCTCAAAGACGCACAACACTTGCCAAAGTGCTCGCCCAAGACGGGGTCAAAGTCTGTGACGTATGGATGAGCAAAATCAGGGACAAATACATGGGAGAGACCGTTCTTACGCTAAAACATCTTGCCAAACTGCTTGACGCTTTGAAAGATTATTTGACGGAGCCTTCGTTGACCGTCGTCGAGACTGCCGTGAGACAACTTAAAGAAGAACTCGACTTTGACGTAACCGCAATAAATCAACTGCAATTTGCGATTTATTTGTACCAGGAA TCGGTCAACGAGGTTCTCCGTTTGCACCCAATCAAACCCCACTGGATGTTCGCCCTCGACAACTTGGTACGGTCGGGAGTCCAGGCCGCCATTACCGTCTTGTCGCCAGAATTAGGAGAAAACCTGGCAAATCACAGTTCACCCAGTACCGTCAATTCAGCAAAATCAACCAAAAGTTCCGAAGGTTTTGACCTGCGAGATCAAGTCGTCCAGTTTCGCTCGGAAAATGCCAGGTTGTTGCAAGAATTGATGGACTCTCTGAAACAGTATCAAATTCTC GTGAAGCAGCTCATCGAAAGTATTCACAGCCAGTCGGACGTGATCAAAGAGATTTGTTCGCGCCCGCGCGAAGTTCAACTGAAAGACGAGTTTGATGAGGATCCCAGACTGTCGAGTTGGTTGCAAGGACTCGGGGTGAACGAATACGGAAGGAAGAAGATTCTAGCGGAAGGATATACGCTCGACGAGGTGCTGTACAACATCGCGAGGGAGGATTTGCAAAGGATCGGGCTCAGAGGGGCCGTCGAGTTTCGGATTTGGAGAGCAATAGAACAACACAGGCAAAGTTCCACCGTGTACATATGCAACGGGTTGTCAGACGAAACCAGTACTGTTTAA
- the Ask1 gene encoding mitogen-activated protein kinase kinase kinase 15 isoform X1, producing MPVPPIPTVIEPDAECRSVTDSVGSHSDISGHTLQAANGMMTRPHMDVVCVIDICQSGNLAHRKKALDEVNQACVQVGATLNHIQVFEKLDFGETNVVSSFYNADMVIVDFSLPVQKSTLSYHLGVRESFNMKHNILIYNDTDAEVTERLKCSTQYPCISYILAEDGACVTTGRSNEGGELLNQRLKRSLQEVEIQSKAHMKEKFLSDLKKLTEQKSGEELKQVLHNIRKRLDDPNVLSGEVVLNMLFCFRDIQDYDAMVHLVDDLRALPTTRKFINSYICYLYAFALNRRKQEGDREKALKVCIEALKKRENHFPDMICLCGRIYKDKFTESDHKDQISLDQAIFWYRKGFEVQPNEYAGINLATLLVIGGADITNNEELQRIGMVLNNLIGKKGSLASLQDYWDVATFFEISVLFQHYSNAVQAAECMFKLKPPDWYLNSTVGNIQLIDRFRKKRDEEGSPEEKIFHFWMEFFLEATKPPAKDSFRFPALILEPSKEFMPSYVCVNLGAEPQTLQVTNLCVKSLKNNCTQIHDWEFTANNIRSISFYKRDERCLFLYVHHNSDDFQIFFPSESCRQCFYQLILELTDHQEGIFESEPPRDIRYEYERDEQSKRIVLGKGTYGVVYAARDLNTQVRIAVKEVPEKNLGAVQPLHEEIRLHSQLRHRNIVQYLGSMSEDNYFKIFMEQVPGGSLSALLRLKWGPMKSNEHTMAYYTRQILEGLKYLHDQKIVHRDIKGDNVLVNTYSGVVKISDFGTSKRLAGLCPSTETFAGTLQYMAPEVIDKGQRGYGAPADIWSLGCTVVEMATGKPPFIELGSPQAAVFKVGYYKVHPQVPDELSDRARHFILRCFEPDPDKRASAAQLLEDPFIGSERKKSMRLNTDFNRSVSVPVDKVIPRLPGCSAPNQTPTTPESDSQSRGSLLPPIQMPTSLTFNSLASTPSLEIESCQDGTERRNSSGTLLSPEVDATTETDGFYLLKKDSQRRTTLAKVLAQDGVKVCDVWMSKIRDKYMGETVLTLKHLAKLLDALKDYLTEPSLTVVETAVRQLKEELDFDVTAINQLQFAIYLYQESVNEVLRLHPIKPHWMFALDNLVRSGVQAAITVLSPELGENLANHSSPSTVNSAKSTKSSEGFDLRDQVVQFRSENARLLQELMDSLKQYQILVKQLIESIHSQSDVIKEICSRPREVQLKDEFDEDPRLSSWLQGLGVNEYGRKKILAEGYTLDEVLYNIAREDLQRIGLRGAVEFRIWRAIEQHRQSSTVYICNGLSDETSTV from the exons ATGCCTGTTCCTCCGATTCCGACAGTCATCGAGCCTGACGCAG AATGTCGAAGTGTCACAGACAGTGTAGGCTCCCATTCGGATATATCAGGACACACGCTCCAAGCCGCGAACGGGATGATGACGAGGCCTCACATGGACGTTGTTTGTGTCATAGATATATGCCAATCAGGCAATTTAGCCCACAGGAAAAAGGCTTTAGATGAGGTGAACCAAGCTTGTGTCCAGGTGGGAGCCACTCTCAACCACATTCAGGTA tttgaaaagCTTGATTTTGGAGAAACCAATGTTGTGAGCAGCTTTTACAATGCAGATATGGTCATTGTCGACTTCTCCTTGCCCGTGCAAAAAAGCACATTGTCATACCATCTAGGAGTGAGGGAGAGTTTCAACATGAAAcacaacattttaatttataatgacacAGATGCGGAAGTAACTGAGCGACTAAAA TGTTCCACCCAGTATCCATGTATTTCATATATCTTGGCAGAGGATGGCGCTTGTGTGACTACTGGTAGGTCAAATGAAGGAGGTGAGTTATTAAATCAAAGGCTCAAACGCTCATTGCAAGAAGTAGAGATACAAAGCAA GGCCCAcatgaaagaaaaatttctGTCAGACTTGAAAAAATTAACGGAGCAGAAAAGCGGGGAGGAGCTTAAGCAAGTTCTGCACAACATCAGAAAGCGTTTAGACGATCCCAACGTTCTTTCTGGCGAGGTTGTGTTAAATATGTTATTTTGTTTTCGCGACATTCAGGATTACGATGCTATGGTTCATCTTGTTGACGATTTAAGAGCGCTGCCAACCACCAGGAAATTTATAAATTCCTACATTTGTTATCTTTACGCATTTGCCTTAAACAGAAGAAAACAGGAAGGAGATAGAGAGAAAGCTTTAAAAGTTTGCATTgaagcattaaaaaag aGAGAAAACCATTTTCCCGACATGATCTGCTTGTGCGGTCGCATTTACAAAGATAAATTCACAGAATCCGATCACAAAGATCAGATTAGCTTAGATCAAGCTATTTTTTGGTACAGAAAAGGTTTTGAAGTGCAACCCAATGAGTACGCAG GAATAAACTTGGCGACACTGTTGGTAATTGGTGGCGCTGACATCACCAACAATGAAGAACTTCAGCGTATCGGAATGGTCCTGAATAACCTGATAGGAAAAAAAGGCAGTTTAGCTTCTCTCCAGGACTACTGGGATGTGGccacattttttgaaatatctgTCCTTTTCCAACATTACTCAAATGCAGTGCAAGCTGCTGAGTGCATGTTCAAACTGAAACCGCCAGATTGGTACTTAAATTCGACAGTTGGTAACATACAACTGATCGACAGGTTCCGCAAAAAAAGAGACGAGGAGGGATCTCCAGAGGAGAAGATTTTCCATTTTTGGAtggaatttttcttggaagCGACCAAACCTCCCGCGAAGGATAGTTTCCGTTTTCCGGCTCTGATTCTGGAACCCAGCAAAGAGTTCATGCCAAGCTACGTTTGTGTTAATTTGGGGGCAGAGCCCCAAACGTTACAG GTAACAAATCTTTGTGTTAAAAGTCTGAAGAACAACTGCACCCAAATCCACGATTGGGAATTCACTGCCAACAATATCCGAAGTATTAGTTTTTACAAGCGCGACGAGCGTTGCCTGTTCCTTTATGTACATCACAACTCTGACGACttccaaatatttttcccCTCCGAAAGTTGCCGCCAGTGCTTCTACCAACTGATACTAGAACTGACTGACCACCAAGAAGGCATTTTTGAATCAGAACCACCACGTGATATAAGATACGAATACGAACGAGATGAACAGAGTAAACGTATAGTGTTAGGAAAAGGTACCTACGGAGTGGTCTACGCCGCTCGTGATTTGAATACGCAAGTGAGAATCGCCGTTAAAGAAGTGCCTGAGAAAAATTTAGGTGCGGTTCAACCGTTGCACGAAGAAATCCGACTCCACTCCCAGCTGAGACACAGGAACATCGTCCAGTATTTAGGGTCGATGTCTGAAGACAATtacttcaaaatatttatggaaCAAGTACCCGGAGGTTCACTGAGTGCCTTACTGCGTCTCAAATGGGGTCCCATGAAGTCCAACGAGCACACCATGGCATATTACACACGACAAATTCTTGAAGGACTGAAGTATCTCCACGATCAAAAAATCGTCCATCGCGACATCAAAGGTGACAACGTTCTGGTCAATACGTACAGCGGGGTAGTTAAAATTTCCGATTTCGGAACATCAAAGAGACTGGCCGGGTTGTGTCCCAGCACCGAGACTTTCGCAGGGACGCTCCAATACATGGCCCCGGAAGTTATAGACAAGGGACAAAGAGGATACGGGGCCCCGGCCGACATTTGGTCTTTGGGGTGCACCGTTGTCGAGATGGCCACCGGAAAGCCGCCCTTCATTGAGCTGGGTTCACCTCAAGCTGCCGTCTTTAAAGTGGGCTACTACAAAGTACACCCGCAAGTTCCCGACGAATTATCCGATAGAGCCCGTCATTTCATCCTGCGCTGCTTCGAACCCGATCCAGACAAAAGAGCTTCCGCGGCACAATTACTCGAAGACCCATTTAtag GATCCGAAAGGAAGAAAAGCATGCGGTTAAATACCGACTTTAACCGCAGCGTTTCGGTGCCGGTTGATAAAGTGATTCCGCGACTTCCTGGTTGTAGCGCCCCCAATCAGACGCCGACCACGCCGGAATCTGA CTCCCAAAGCAGAGGCTCCCTACTACCGCCCATACAAATGCCTACATCACTTACATTCAACAG CTTAGCATCAACACCTTCCCTCGAGATCGAGTCATGCCAGGACGGAACGGAAAGAAGAAATTCCTCCGGGACACTTTTATCACCGGAAGTCGACGCCACCACGGAAACAGACGGTTTTTATTTACTGAAAAAAGACTCTCAAAGACGCACAACACTTGCCAAAGTGCTCGCCCAAGACGGGGTCAAAGTCTGTGACGTATGGATGAGCAAAATCAGGGACAAATACATGGGAGAGACCGTTCTTACGCTAAAACATCTTGCCAAACTGCTTGACGCTTTGAAAGATTATTTGACGGAGCCTTCGTTGACCGTCGTCGAGACTGCCGTGAGACAACTTAAAGAAGAACTCGACTTTGACGTAACCGCAATAAATCAACTGCAATTTGCGATTTATTTGTACCAGGAA TCGGTCAACGAGGTTCTCCGTTTGCACCCAATCAAACCCCACTGGATGTTCGCCCTCGACAACTTGGTACGGTCGGGAGTCCAGGCCGCCATTACCGTCTTGTCGCCAGAATTAGGAGAAAACCTGGCAAATCACAGTTCACCCAGTACCGTCAATTCAGCAAAATCAACCAAAAGTTCCGAAGGTTTTGACCTGCGAGATCAAGTCGTCCAGTTTCGCTCGGAAAATGCCAGGTTGTTGCAAGAATTGATGGACTCTCTGAAACAGTATCAAATTCTC GTGAAGCAGCTCATCGAAAGTATTCACAGCCAGTCGGACGTGATCAAAGAGATTTGTTCGCGCCCGCGCGAAGTTCAACTGAAAGACGAGTTTGATGAGGATCCCAGACTGTCGAGTTGGTTGCAAGGACTCGGGGTGAACGAATACGGAAGGAAGAAGATTCTAGCGGAAGGATATACGCTCGACGAGGTGCTGTACAACATCGCGAGGGAGGATTTGCAAAGGATCGGGCTCAGAGGGGCCGTCGAGTTTCGGATTTGGAGAGCAATAGAACAACACAGGCAAAGTTCCACCGTGTACATATGCAACGGGTTGTCAGACGAAACCAGTACTGTTTAA